A window from uncultured Flavobacterium sp. encodes these proteins:
- a CDS encoding GNAT family protein — translation MNSKLLQSDIILENEKVILLPFENERNIELKEIIFDDEIWKYMGMYIRNDNDFENYIQNTLKQKADGICYPFLIVDKATNKVAGSTRYGYLNHASQKCEIGWTWYGKQFQGTGLNKACKYELLNFGFENIQFKRIQFSADLENKKSQRAIEKLGAIKEGIFRNNYIDSEGKSKDDVYYSIILEEWESTKREYFSEFI, via the coding sequence ATGAATAGCAAACTATTACAATCAGACATTATTTTAGAAAACGAAAAAGTAATATTACTCCCTTTTGAAAACGAAAGAAACATCGAACTAAAAGAAATCATTTTTGACGATGAAATCTGGAAATATATGGGAATGTACATTCGAAACGATAATGACTTTGAAAACTATATTCAAAATACCTTAAAACAAAAAGCCGACGGAATTTGTTATCCGTTTTTAATCGTTGACAAAGCCACCAACAAAGTTGCTGGAAGTACAAGATACGGCTACCTAAATCACGCAAGCCAAAAATGCGAAATTGGTTGGACTTGGTACGGAAAACAATTTCAAGGAACAGGTTTAAACAAAGCCTGCAAATATGAATTATTGAATTTTGGTTTTGAGAACATTCAATTCAAGAGAATACAATTCAGTGCTGATCTTGAAAATAAAAAATCACAACGAGCAATCGAAAAACTAGGTGCCATAAAAGAAGGAATTTTTAGAAATAATTATATCGATTCTGAAGGCAAAAGTAAAGATGACGTTTATTATAGTATTATTTTGGAGGAATGGGAATCTACTAAACGAGAGTATTTTTCTGAGTTTATATGA
- a CDS encoding helicase HerA-like domain-containing protein has translation MNKKDNFIQDINNGYLSKGDSIILGGAILDGEPIAEAHVKIPLKTLNRHGLIAGATGTGKTKTIQVFSEQLSNAGIPVLMMDIKGDFSGIAKEGKEEDFITERHAKINIPYNIASFPVELMSLSKQNGVRLRATVSEFGPVLFSRILDLNDTQAGVVSVIFKYCDDNQMALLDLKDIKKVINYITEEGKDEIAASYGKISTATTGTILRKIIELEQQGGDLFFGETSFETDDLMRIDENGKGYVNIIRLTDIQDKPKLFSTFMLSLLAEIYQKMPEKGDAEQPELVIFIDEAHLIFNEASKALLEQIETIVKLIRSKGVGIYFVTQNPMDVPSGVLAQLGLKIQHALRAFTANDRQAIKKTADNYPTSQYYKTDELLTNLGIGEALVTALNEKGIPTPLVATMMRAPMSRMDILTADEIEEINNKSKLVKKYAEEIDRESAYEMLNKKIADAVQASAEQEEEAPTRSSKSEPSTASVVGKSVLKVVTSATFIRGVFGVLSKIFKK, from the coding sequence ATGAATAAAAAAGATAATTTCATTCAAGATATAAACAATGGCTATTTATCTAAAGGTGACAGTATCATTTTAGGGGGAGCCATACTAGATGGAGAGCCTATTGCTGAGGCACACGTTAAAATTCCTTTAAAAACCTTAAACCGCCACGGGTTAATTGCAGGTGCAACTGGAACAGGAAAAACAAAAACAATACAAGTTTTTTCTGAGCAACTATCAAATGCCGGAATCCCGGTTTTAATGATGGACATAAAGGGCGATTTTAGCGGAATCGCAAAAGAAGGAAAAGAGGAAGATTTTATTACAGAGCGACATGCAAAAATAAACATACCTTATAATATAGCTTCTTTTCCGGTTGAACTAATGTCTTTGTCAAAACAAAACGGAGTTCGCCTGCGTGCTACAGTTTCTGAATTTGGTCCCGTATTATTTTCCCGTATTTTAGATTTAAATGATACTCAGGCCGGAGTTGTATCTGTTATTTTCAAATATTGCGATGACAACCAAATGGCTTTATTAGATTTAAAGGACATTAAAAAAGTCATTAATTACATAACCGAAGAAGGCAAAGATGAAATTGCAGCGAGTTACGGTAAAATATCAACTGCCACCACTGGAACTATTTTAAGAAAAATCATTGAATTAGAGCAACAAGGCGGAGATTTATTTTTTGGAGAAACATCTTTTGAAACTGATGATTTGATGCGTATTGACGAAAACGGAAAAGGATACGTAAACATCATCCGCTTAACGGATATTCAGGATAAACCAAAATTATTCTCGACTTTTATGTTGAGTTTATTAGCTGAAATTTATCAAAAAATGCCCGAAAAAGGAGATGCTGAACAACCTGAACTAGTTATTTTTATTGATGAAGCACATTTAATTTTTAACGAAGCCAGCAAAGCTTTACTAGAACAAATTGAAACTATTGTAAAACTGATTCGTTCTAAAGGTGTCGGTATTTATTTTGTAACCCAAAATCCAATGGATGTCCCAAGTGGTGTTTTGGCACAATTAGGATTAAAGATTCAGCATGCACTTAGGGCTTTTACAGCAAATGACAGACAAGCGATAAAAAAAACTGCCGATAATTATCCAACTTCTCAATATTATAAAACAGATGAATTGTTGACTAATCTAGGAATTGGAGAAGCTTTGGTTACAGCCCTGAATGAAAAAGGTATTCCAACGCCGCTTGTAGCAACAATGATGCGTGCGCCAATGAGTCGAATGGATATTTTGACTGCTGACGAAATTGAAGAAATAAACAACAAATCGAAACTCGTTAAAAAATACGCTGAAGAAATTGATCGTGAAAGTGCTTATGAAATGCTGAACAAAAAAATTGCCGATGCAGTTCAAGCCAGCGCAGAACAAGAAGAGGAAGCACCTACAAGATCCTCAAAATCTGAACCCAGCACAGCAAGTGTTGTTGGAAAATCAGTACTGAAAGTCGTAACGAGCGCTACTTTTATCAGAGGTGTTTTTGGTGTACTATCAAAAATATTCAAAAAGTAA
- a CDS encoding biopolymer transporter ExbD: MAKIKMKKKSTSTDMTAMCDVAFLLLTFFILTATAKVPEALPVDMPSSTVQSKLPDSDLAIITIGKDKDGKSKVFFDIKGREIRKRTLEGIGAKFGVTFSEDDKTKFALMDDFGVPVANLKDIIAMKASDRVKANQPGIPIDSLDNQLKEWLLISRRAAIDLDDKELQIAIKGDAKEQYPQIKKIMDILQDQKINSFNLVTGMRGKDF, from the coding sequence ATGGCTAAAATAAAAATGAAAAAAAAGTCAACATCGACAGATATGACTGCCATGTGTGATGTTGCGTTCCTTTTGCTTACGTTCTTTATTTTGACCGCTACTGCTAAGGTGCCTGAAGCACTTCCTGTAGATATGCCTTCTTCTACTGTTCAAAGTAAATTACCAGATTCTGATTTGGCAATTATTACTATAGGTAAAGACAAAGACGGGAAAAGCAAAGTGTTTTTTGACATCAAAGGAAGGGAGATTCGTAAAAGAACTCTTGAAGGTATAGGTGCAAAATTCGGTGTGACTTTTTCAGAAGATGATAAAACTAAATTTGCTTTAATGGATGACTTCGGTGTACCGGTTGCAAATTTGAAAGACATCATTGCTATGAAAGCGTCTGATAGAGTGAAAGCAAATCAACCTGGAATCCCAATCGATTCTTTAGATAATCAATTAAAAGAATGGTTGTTGATTTCAAGAAGAGCAGCAATTGACCTTGATGATAAAGAATTGCAGATCGCCATTAAGGGAGATGCTAAAGAACAGTATCCACAAATCAAAAAGATTATGGATATTTTACAAGATCAAAAAATCAATTCCTTTAACTTAGTTACAGGTATGAGAGGAAAAGACTTTTAA
- a CDS encoding MotA/TolQ/ExbB proton channel family protein encodes MANVKVKKESTSNGGGMITGIIIVACILVGVFIWKVIMGDASNFEGGNPETGHPINTLGQVYKGGFIVPVLLGMFLMVVVFSIERFIVIGKAAGKANLDAFMKNVQGSIKEGNIEAAIASCDKQQGSVANAIKSALIKYQDVKKEGFNSEEASEVIHKEIEEATSLEMPMLEKNMTIISTLVSLGTLGGLLGTVSGMIKAFGALASAGTPDQAALATGISEALINTATGISTSILAIVSYNFFTAKIDDLTYSIDEAGTTIVNTYRRFRGSLKQ; translated from the coding sequence ATGGCAAACGTTAAAGTTAAAAAAGAAAGCACTTCAAATGGAGGAGGAATGATTACAGGAATCATTATTGTTGCGTGTATTTTAGTTGGGGTGTTTATTTGGAAAGTAATCATGGGAGATGCGTCTAACTTCGAGGGAGGTAACCCAGAAACAGGTCACCCGATCAATACATTAGGACAAGTATATAAAGGAGGTTTCATCGTACCAGTATTATTAGGTATGTTTTTAATGGTTGTTGTTTTTTCTATTGAAAGATTTATCGTTATCGGTAAAGCTGCTGGTAAAGCTAACTTAGATGCATTTATGAAAAATGTACAAGGAAGTATTAAAGAAGGAAACATCGAAGCTGCTATCGCTTCATGTGACAAACAACAAGGTTCAGTTGCAAATGCAATTAAATCTGCTTTGATTAAATATCAAGATGTTAAAAAAGAAGGATTCAACAGTGAAGAAGCTTCAGAAGTAATCCACAAAGAAATTGAAGAGGCAACTTCATTAGAAATGCCAATGTTAGAGAAAAACATGACTATTATCTCTACTTTAGTATCATTAGGAACTTTAGGAGGATTATTAGGAACTGTATCAGGTATGATTAAAGCGTTTGGTGCGTTAGCTTCTGCTGGAACTCCTGACCAAGCTGCTCTTGCAACAGGTATCTCTGAAGCACTTATCAACACTGCAACAGGTATCTCTACTTCTATCTTAGCTATCGTTTCTTACAACTTCTTTACTGCTAAAATTGATGATTTAACTTACTCTATCGATGAGGCTGGTACTACAATCGTAAATACTTACAGAAGATTCAGAGGAAGTTTGAAACAATAA
- a CDS encoding serine hydrolase yields MKINKSFFQLKTILIGILLFQFQIGFSQEEKNSELYKTIMLKDSLLFNVGFNTCDVSQFENLYSDKFEFYHDKDGPSDKAQFLFNLKKGLCGFRETYKARRYLVPNSTEIYPLYNKGVLYGAVQIGIHQFYEKSVGKNESLADAKERFGSTARFTHLWTLENGVWKLTRSLSYDHQDVNTAGTKSDIFDNDQEIKNWLTQNNIPTLGIGVINNGKLQEIKVFGELKKGATAPYNTIWNVASLTKPVTAIVALKLVSSGKWDLDEPLYKYWIDPDIANDPNTKLLTTRIILSHQTGFPNWRFMNESGKLDFKFKPGTKYQYSGEGLEYLRKALEKKFHKTLDQLADELIFQPLKMTDTKFLWKDITDVSRYAIGYDNKGNAYEPTKNKTANAADDLLTTIKDYGTFLCSVMNNDGLSKKVFDDMTSHQVETKKNKYFGLGFEIYDLGNNDYALSHGGADKGVQTIVIVLPKTKQGLVIFTNVDDGYKVYEKIITHYLGENGKKIIEIETK; encoded by the coding sequence ATGAAAATCAACAAATCATTTTTTCAGTTAAAAACAATCTTAATAGGCATTCTACTCTTCCAATTTCAAATTGGATTTTCTCAAGAAGAAAAAAACTCAGAATTGTACAAAACCATCATGTTAAAAGATAGTCTTCTATTTAATGTTGGCTTTAATACTTGCGACGTTTCTCAATTTGAAAACCTTTATAGCGACAAGTTTGAATTTTATCATGATAAAGATGGTCCTTCAGACAAGGCTCAATTTTTATTCAACCTTAAAAAAGGTCTGTGCGGTTTTCGCGAAACTTATAAAGCCCGAAGATATTTAGTACCTAATAGTACCGAAATTTATCCTCTATACAATAAAGGTGTTTTGTACGGTGCCGTGCAAATAGGTATTCATCAATTTTATGAAAAATCAGTAGGAAAAAATGAATCTCTTGCAGATGCCAAGGAAAGATTTGGAAGTACGGCACGATTTACTCATTTATGGACTCTCGAAAATGGTGTCTGGAAATTGACCAGATCTCTTAGTTACGATCATCAAGATGTTAATACTGCCGGTACTAAATCAGATATTTTTGATAACGATCAGGAAATTAAAAATTGGCTTACTCAAAACAACATTCCAACCTTGGGAATTGGCGTTATTAACAACGGAAAACTACAAGAAATAAAAGTATTTGGTGAACTTAAAAAAGGAGCTACAGCACCATACAACACGATCTGGAATGTTGCTTCATTGACCAAACCTGTAACGGCAATAGTAGCTTTAAAATTAGTAAGCTCAGGAAAATGGGATCTTGACGAACCTCTTTATAAATATTGGATAGATCCTGATATTGCAAATGATCCTAACACAAAACTATTAACCACAAGAATTATCTTAAGTCACCAAACAGGTTTTCCAAATTGGAGATTTATGAACGAATCAGGCAAATTGGATTTTAAATTTAAACCCGGAACAAAATATCAATATTCTGGTGAAGGACTAGAATATTTGAGAAAAGCGCTTGAAAAAAAGTTTCATAAAACACTGGATCAATTAGCAGATGAATTAATTTTTCAGCCTCTAAAAATGACGGATACTAAGTTTTTATGGAAAGACATAACTGATGTTTCAAGATATGCCATTGGATACGATAACAAAGGAAACGCCTACGAACCTACCAAAAACAAAACAGCCAACGCTGCCGATGATTTATTAACGACGATCAAAGATTACGGAACATTTTTATGCAGCGTAATGAATAACGACGGATTGAGTAAAAAGGTCTTTGACGACATGACATCACATCAGGTTGAAACGAAGAAAAACAAATACTTCGGACTTGGTTTTGAAATCTACGATTTAGGGAACAATGATTATGCTTTATCACATGGCGGCGCAGACAAAGGTGTTCAGACCATTGTTATAGTACTTCCAAAGACAAAACAAGGGCTGGTTATTTTTACCAATGTTGATGATGGCTATAAGGTTTACGAGAAAATAATAACTCATTATTTGGGTGAAAACGGAAAGAAAATAATTGAGATAGAAACGAAATAA
- a CDS encoding biopolymer transporter ExbD, which yields MAELNTGDGGGGKGGKVRSKKQNSKVDLTAMVDLAFLLITFFMLTTSLSKPQSMDLSLPDKDPDPTVKPTKVDENRTMTVMLGEKNKMVYYMGLLESPIAGPKDIAYGKDGIRREVLKRKKSVLEYSTGLGKPKNGIIVIIKPSKKSTYRNLVDILDEMAISGVETYAIVPEFSPEETKLIDPTK from the coding sequence ATGGCTGAATTAAATACCGGCGACGGTGGTGGCGGAAAAGGTGGTAAAGTAAGAAGTAAAAAGCAAAACTCGAAAGTCGATTTAACGGCGATGGTAGATTTGGCCTTCTTATTGATCACATTCTTTATGTTAACCACATCGTTGTCAAAACCTCAATCGATGGATTTGTCTCTGCCAGATAAAGATCCAGATCCGACGGTAAAACCGACGAAAGTAGATGAGAATCGTACAATGACAGTAATGTTGGGAGAGAAGAATAAAATGGTTTATTATATGGGATTATTAGAAAGTCCAATTGCTGGACCTAAAGATATCGCGTATGGTAAAGATGGTATTCGTAGAGAAGTTCTTAAAAGAAAGAAATCAGTTTTAGAATATTCTACAGGTTTAGGGAAACCTAAAAACGGAATTATTGTCATTATTAAACCAAGTAAAAAATCAACTTACCGTAATTTAGTTGATATTTTGGATGAGATGGCGATTTCTGGAGTTGAAACTTATGCTATT
- a CDS encoding AraC family transcriptional regulator — MNLYSEYYVSKNCERFVNKIWCLDNSIGESLIENKLVLPNGCFNLAIVSGNSIEVHTSKNKYTMNKGFYFCSQMTNKVLVNIQPKTKVTIIQLHAWTLSMFPNYDLSNFTDSILKIDQSELPFTTKIDFSTNSDISGLLNILNTYFEKLSFSNPTKNQIERICEIIKVHNEEITVSEIGKSLNVSQRLLQIKFKTATGLTIKNYIQILKFRKSVDQMVNSDLEKLKLTDVALYNKYFDQSHFIKKFKDVTKTTPKMFNSSLYFLSQKR; from the coding sequence ATGAACCTATATTCAGAATATTATGTAAGTAAAAATTGCGAGAGGTTTGTCAATAAAATTTGGTGTCTTGATAACAGCATCGGCGAAAGCCTGATTGAGAACAAACTTGTTTTACCTAACGGCTGTTTTAATCTCGCAATTGTAAGCGGAAATTCTATAGAAGTTCATACCAGCAAAAACAAATATACAATGAACAAAGGTTTTTACTTTTGTTCGCAAATGACCAACAAGGTTTTGGTTAATATTCAGCCTAAAACTAAAGTTACAATAATTCAATTGCACGCCTGGACACTTTCGATGTTTCCAAATTATGATTTGAGCAATTTTACAGATTCTATTCTCAAAATCGATCAAAGCGAATTGCCTTTTACGACCAAAATTGATTTTAGCACAAACAGCGATATTTCGGGATTATTAAATATACTGAATACTTATTTTGAAAAATTAAGCTTTTCAAATCCTACTAAAAACCAAATCGAAAGAATCTGTGAGATTATAAAAGTTCATAACGAAGAAATTACGGTTTCCGAAATTGGGAAAAGTTTAAATGTGTCGCAGCGATTGTTGCAAATTAAATTTAAAACTGCAACGGGACTTACGATTAAAAACTACATACAAATTCTGAAATTCAGAAAATCGGTCGATCAAATGGTGAATTCTGATTTAGAAAAACTGAAACTGACCGATGTTGCGCTTTACAATAAATATTTCGATCAGTCACATTTTATAAAGAAATTTAAAGATGTGACCAAAACAACTCCAAAAATGTTCAATTCGAGTTTGTATTTTCTTTCACAAAAAAGATAA